A portion of the Tiliqua scincoides isolate rTilSci1 chromosome 3, rTilSci1.hap2, whole genome shotgun sequence genome contains these proteins:
- the SLC51A gene encoding organic solute transporter subunit alpha, giving the protein MEPLEDLAQDPRFPPELVHLLIHNFSIPAACFSKPPTALQLFREQSPVNLAITGMLTLLTFLSIIIFTEDAIYLSKKVRCFIKMKTLIWSSSAPTVISVFCCFGLWIPRAMLVVEMAINSYFAVCFHLMMMVMVEGFGGKEAVLKALKDTPMNINTGPCCCCCPCCPRITMTKRTLKLLLLGTFQYAFLRAACVFLGLVLATEDLYQPADISATSVALWINTSLGVSTIFALWSLGILFRQARTHLADQNMGAKFACFQVLLILTALQPSIFSILANGGTIACTPPFSSRARSQQMSVQVLILQTFIMTVLIRMYYRKPDDKAGYYPVESPESKADISL; this is encoded by the exons ATGGAGCCTTTGGAAGATCTTGCACAAGACCCCAG GTTCCCCCCAGAATTGGTCCATCTGCTGATTCACAATTTCAGTATTCCCGCTGCCTGCTTTTCCAAACCGCCAACTGCCTTGCAGCTGTTTCGGG AGCAGAGCCCGGTAAATCTTGCCATCACCGGCATGCTGACTCTGCTGACGTTCCTGTCCATCATCATCTTCACGGAAGATGCCATCTACCTCTCTAAGAAGGTCCGCTGCTTCATCAAGATGAAAACCCTCATCTGGAGCAGCTCAGCACCCACC GTGATCTCCGTGTTCTGCTGCTTTGGACTTTGGATCCCCCGTGCAATGCTGGTGGTGGAGATGGCTATTAACTC GTACTTTGCCGTCTGCTTCCACCTGATGATGATGGTCATGGTGGAAGGCTTTGGGGGGAAGGAGGCTGTGCTGAAGGCCTTGAAGGACACCCCTATGAACATCAACACggggccctgctgctgctgctgcccctgctgcccccgcATCACGATGactaa GCGAACCCTGAAGCTCTTGCTGCTGGGCACCTTCCAGTATGCCTTCCTCCGGGCCGCTTGTGTCTTTCTGGGGCTAGTCCTGGCCACTGAAGATTTGTATCAGCCAGCTGAT ATTTCAGCCACAAGTGTGGCTCTTTGGATCAATACTTCCCTTGGGGTATCTACTATATTTGCTCTGTGGTCGCTGGGGATCCTCTTCCGGCAAGCCAGAACACACCTAGCCGATCAGAATATGGGGGCCAAATTTGCTTGCTTCCAG GTTCTCCTCATCTTGACAGCGCTGCAACCTTCCATCTTCAGCATCTTGGCCAATGGTGGCACAATTGCCTGCACCCCACCGTTCTCCTCCAGAGCACGATCACAGC AGATGAGCGTGCAGGTTCTGATCCTACAGACCTTCATCATGACGGTGCTGATCAGAATGTATTACAGGAAGCCAGATGACAAAGCAGGCTACTACCCTGTTGAATCTCCTGAGAGCAAAGCCGACATCAGCCTCTAA